ATGCAAATCTATTTTTTTCCTGTATTaccaaataacaaaatttgCATCTAGACACCAATTATGAATTTACAAGTACGAACTTGTAGAAAATGCTAGGAAAACAtcctttttaaaataatcatttatttgatttggTTGTCATACCTCCATGGCTGTTGGGATTTGAGATTGATTCTGTTATTTCTTTGCCAGTCTGAGTTTGATCATCCTATGTTATAGAACACTTGATTACTAATTTCTATTTAATGCAATTTGccatttgttttcaatttttcatctgCTAAGTTTTCTGTTGGAAAATTTTAGGTAAAGATGGCAAGACAGAGGTGAGTTGGAGCTTTATTTGGATTATTATTCTCGGCTTGGCTGCTGCTGGGGTTGGGGGATATGCAATTTACAAGTACAGAATCCGGGTATGTTTGCTGTTGCATAAAATTGTAGATACATTATTAAGTTCATTGGAATAGGCCTTGATTCAGAATGgattaagatatatatatatatatatatatatataataaactcAAATCTATTAGCATATTTTCTCATGTCTGCATGTGAAGAAGAACCTGAAGTTGTATGATCTaataagaaaatagtaaaaagagatTACTGTAAGATGCTAGGAGTGATTTGGGCCACTGTTAGGTCAGTCAACGTCCTTGAAACCAACAAGAGTGACCAGAAGGAACAtagcaaaagagaaaaagaagaaattagaacaagggaaatcaagagagagagatttgaaagGGGAACTTAATGTAGACTCTAGTTTACAATTGTTGTAATTTTGGGCTATACGGATTAGTGAGTTGAAAAATCCAAAGAAAAACTTAGCAAAGTGTAAATATGCAAAAGCTTGAAGTGTGTGAATGTAAATTTGTCAGCATCAGTCCTGATAGATCTAATTTGCATCATAAGATTTAACTTATTGATGGACTTGTTGACTAATACAAATTCTGTTTTTGTAAATTACTTTATACAGAGATACATGGATTCTGAGATACGGGCAATCATGGCGCAGTACATGCCATTGGATAATCAAGGAGAGATACCTAATCACGTTTCCCATGGGAATGTATGAAAGGTGGAGAGATGTTGATAGGTGCAACTCGGATGATTAGAGGATTACAAATCACCAAATTCTAAGTTGCATTTGCACACCAACCACATTTTATTGATTAGTAGGAGATTGTACTGTTTTTAACCTGTGGCTAGCAAcagcttttttcttcttttttataaatctaGCAACATCTCTGATAGTCAGAATTTCTGTGTTTATTTTGAGAGTTGGAAGTTTGTCCTTTCATTCTGTTCTTATCAATGTAAATCGGTAGCCTAATTGATGCATATATTTCCCAACTTATCAAGGGTGCAATTTTGCTCAGGATGGAAGCAAGTATAACAGTTTTAAGTATTTGTTGTAGTTCTATTCTCACTGTAGGTTCAAACTTCAATGTACTGGTTCCCACCTGGGTTGATGActtccctttatttattttgcttgatATCAGATATTGCAAGAACAGTAACTCGTAAGAGTATCCACAGTAGTGGggttaaaaatttagctttgtAACTCCaccaaaaattactttatctattttatctacaCACATGCTgtagcagtggatctattttagtttttaacacaataaaataatatatcctctacaataaaataatatatatcactacccaaaaaatatttacaacaCCAACCACAACTACCTCTACCATCAGTCTCAACCACCACCATTGGTCACAACCACCACTCTACTTTGGCAACTACAAAACaacatagaaaaagaaaaaaaaaacaaaaacaaaaccacaaccacaatcacaaccCCATCACCACCAGTCACTACAAACCACCAGCCATGACAACCACAACCCactaccacaaccacaaccataaaccacaaaactcatagccaaaatacacaaaacccacaaccaaagccaaaatcatccaccaccactaccatagccaaaatcaaccaccaccaccacagccaccaaacccatatgaaaaaaaataaataaataaataaaccctcAATCACAgcaaagagaatagagagatggGCGGCAGCGATGGCTTGCGGTTTGGGGAGGACAGTGTCGACGTGGGTCTGATCGACGGAAGAGAAGTGGGTCTAAGGCGGATGGGTCTGATCGGCGTTAGGTGAGCGTTGGGATGGAGGACTGGGCGGAGGCATGGATCGGCAACTTGGGGCTTGGGTCGGCGACGTTGAGGCCGGTGGAGACGTGGGTCGAAGacgttgagagagagagagagagagagagagagaggcacaaactgagagtgaatgagagagacCGGTGTgataaaagaatgaataaaaaaagaagtctggaataaaaaaatcacttttttttttttagctctaagttacagtgcacatctatttatagatgtgcaactcaactaaaaaatttagctatttctccactattgcattttttttttttttttttttttttttttttgttttagcatatctaaaatagctatatagctatttaacTCCATTGCTGCAAGTGCTTTTAGAGAAGTAAACAGAAATCTTCTTGTAGGTGGAGGTGGTCAGGAGATTTATGGGGCCTCCAGTGTCATTTAACTAGATGTTATTCAAATAACGTGGCATTACTTACACTGTTAGATAAAATATTGTATCACCCTGTGTCGAAAAAAAGCATGAATTGGAGATCTTCAAAATGATGAATACGCATCCATGTGTTGCATGCATTAGGCAATCCTATTagtcttattttgttttcatggaATAATTGATGATGTAATAAAGTAATAAAGTGTAAGGAACTAAGAAGTAGAACTATGCGTTAATTTATAGAAACAAATAGGTTGTCAAAAAGATAAGgtaaaagatgaagaaaatcaAATCACTTTGTAGCATCTCCCAAACTGAACAGAGCACGTACACCACATTATAGTAACATCTATATTATTTCctaataaatagataaaatacaaaactaaaacTGAATCCAACGAGAGCCCAGATTCTCTTTTGCCTCAGGCAAGCATTCTTCAACCTCAATGAACAATAACGCCTCAGATCTTAATTGGTGTGTCCTCCTGAAGCTGTTGTAGTTCAGTAAAACTTGTATCCTGTAGCACATGGAAATGTTAATTTGCTTTTTTCTTCAAACAGGAGCCATATGTCTGGGTAAAAAGGCTTAAAGTCAGAATTTAAACTGTAAATCTTGATCCAGCTTGGAAATTCCTGCTACTATTAGtggcaaataaaaaattgattaaaaaaggTAGTTATTTATTTGAATGAGACCAAAAACACAGTTTGTGCTCCTCTAGGGCGAAAAAAATCCATCACTCACTAAGCAATAGATGAAACAGAAAGACTAAACATTGAACAAATCAACCAACCTTACACAAATGAACTAATTTTCTGTCTGGTTTTCCAAATTTGAGCCTCTGTGCTTTTTACGATCCAGTATGATCCTATAGATAAAGAATGCTACCACTGCACCACTGCATGGGAAAAGGAAGGTTGCGCATAAGTGAAAATCATGCAAGAGTATCTAAAATTTATCTCGGGATGCATAATTCCTTTAAGCTCTCTCACATAAAAAAGGTGCATCTGCTGGTACAAGTTTTcctctttgtgtgtgtgtatgtgtgtctGTGCaagccagagagagagagagactaaaaGGAAGCAGGAGGCAGAAGAAAGTAGACAATATAAAGCTCCTCTAGTGGGAGCTCAAGTGACCAGATTACAGCCATCAACCAACACACAGCAGCTTGAGGAGGAAGATTAGGAGTTCTCAGAAAGGAACTTGGATTAATTAAATAAGTAAACCAATAGAACGACCGAATGAAGCACTGTATAGTTGAACAAgatcttttcttttgataagtGCACTGTATAGTTGAAACAAGATAGTTGAAGCATAATCTGCAGCTCTACAGAGGGACCTCAACTAGCCCAAAAGCATCCACCTCATATGATTTATCAACTCAATTAAACTAATCAAAAGCTTTTTCGTTTTTACTTGGGGTTAGCCACACAACTCATCTCCACCATTCTCATCTTATCTTGCACCATTATTCCTACTAAAAGACAGAATATCTTGGGCCATACTATAATCCAAGACTCTTCTCTTCAGGCTTGCCTAACCATGAGTTGTAATGCAAAGATTAGTTGGAAATGGTTGGCAAGCAAGCCAAGCTATATATAGTTTTTGCCTGACTGGTGACATGTTTTAGACAGACAAGGATTCCCATTGTGTCATTCAACTACATCACTATTATGCAGAATAACAAGTCAAACAGCGTCAATGAAGTCCAGTTCCAGCACTGAAGAAACTGACAATAAACTATTGGTAAAACAGAATAAGaaacttctcttcttctttttttcccaaataaTTAAGAAACTGATGAAGATCAAGATATAACGCCATCCACCAAAGACCAGGGtgctttttcatccaaagaaagaaggaaacgaAAAACATAAAAGTCATTAGAATAATAAGAACCTGATGACTGTTGAAATGAAGCTCAGAAATGATGGAGCCTGCAAGCAGAAAAACCAGGAACAATAGTAATCAGAGGCtggaaaaattaattgaaaataatagCTAAATGAAGAATCTATTACCTGAGACAGCTGGCTTAACTCCCGCAAAAATATTATACTTGCAATTGCTGCAGGCCCAACATTCCATTTAGAAATAATTTCATAAGAGGCATAATATATAAAGTTCAAactaaaacaataaacaataaataagaCGAAATTCCAGCTTCAAATGccagttcaaacttcaaaacaaAACGGACGCATTGAACATCTGAAATCAAACTACAAATAGACTTTAACATCTGAAATCAAAATGAATAACATACTGCATCTATATCACATTATAATATAACGGTGCCAACAGACCTTTTATCcttttttagttcttttggTCATTATAATAATCGAAAGTAAAAAATCCTCTATTGATCTTCAAATTTGGCCAATAATACACTTATTTATTagctatccaaaaaaaaaaaattatttattaataagaaCCAGAACATAACAGACTGAACCAGATCACCAAATTTACACCCAGAAGGCCAAAACCTATATGTAATTAAATCATTAAGGTCAGGGATTATGCATGGGAGATGGGCTTATCATGACCGTTAAATCAGGCTATGAGTCCATTTTAGAACTCCACCCATTCTACAAATCTATCACGAAAAAGAAATTCACtgtaaaacttgaaattttaagcAGATTTATCCTTTAGCACTGCCTTCTCCAGGGCCGGCTGAAGCTATAGGCCACTTAGGCAGtggcctaaggcccccactGATAAAGGGCCCccaaaatagtaataatatattatataatatcccatcaaaaaattgtatagtttgaaaaaaaattgtcttaatcttgaatattttctcACACATGAAACTAATTCCGATATTGATGgcttagatttattttcagaactaaaagttttaaaagaagttttgcaaataaatgaaaactctccaattaatgtactaaattatataaagaggCTAGAATCTTTTTCAAATGCATGTATTGCTTTCAAAATATTACTAACTATACCTGTTGCAGTTGCTTCCGcagaaataagtttttcaaaattaaaattaataaaatcctatttaagatcaactatgtcacaagaaaaattaagtggattagccatattatcaattgaaaaggaaatgttAGCGGAACTTGAATGcgaaaatttaattagtaattttgcctctcaaaaagcaagaaaaataaattttaattgaaaaatatatatgaatttataattaaatataataaaaggccCCATTTAAAGCTTTCGTCTAGGGCCCCCAAATTCATTGAGCCAACCCTGGCCTTCTCCTTGCAACATAATACCAATCAACTCTTAAGATTGGAATGCAACTCCAAcaatatttattgattttttgttgcATATGTTCACTTAGTCAAATGGAGGTGGGATGACTTGGGTTATGGCATATACAACTTGTAAAAGTCCAAACTCCCAAGCCCAACAACAGAGAATAAAGCCACCAAGGCaggttacccaaaaaaaaaaaatcattgcccCCCAAATTTTCCTGGCCATGCTTTTCACATTGattaaatgaaaagaaaggaaagcatTATTTATCACATAACATATAACAGGCATATACCAGACATAAAGAGTTAAGAGCCAAGTGAACAAGGTATTCCAAAACATGTGGGATATATTCTGATCACTAAAACAAGCAAGATGATCATAAAGCCAATTATGACATAAGAGCAAGCGGTGCAGACgctaaatttaaataaactaaCCCGCCTGTCCTTTCAAGGCTAGAGGAAATGATTCTCCtcttttatatgattttaaactTGAAACGCTCAAAGCCAAAAGAGTGCCACCAAGGATAACACCAAATCTAATGGCAGCAATGTTTCCCGTTAGCATGAAGGAAAGAAAGCCACCAACAGAAAGGAGCAGACCTGCAAAGCATTAGTAGCATCATGACAAGATTGAACTGAAGCATAATAAAAGCACTTGATATCATTTGACATCATCGTCTGCTTAATTCTTATACAAGCCTAAAAGTATATTAAAACATAGCATAGTTCCAATAAAGCCATATAGCAACATAAAAATTTGCATCAGTGTATGCACGTTTAGTGCCATTTCTCCTCACACTACTGCATCTATACCCAAACTGACGCAACCGAGTCCCCAAATGAAGTGCAACAATAAAGCATCAAATAGCAAGTTTTTGCAAACAACACTCTCATACATTACACGTACCATAGGGAATCCCAACGCGGAAGTCATGAACTCTAGAAATTTCTTTCAGATCTTCAGTTGGCATATTAAATGTCTCCACTATATCCTTGACTGGTTCTGGGGAGTTCTCAGCAGCTGTGGAGATATACACTTTGCCTTCTTCACTAATTTCGTTTGCTATCTCAATCAAATCATCTCTTGCCTTGTCTGCCTGTATT
The DNA window shown above is from Quercus lobata isolate SW786 chromosome 7, ValleyOak3.0 Primary Assembly, whole genome shotgun sequence and carries:
- the LOC115954019 gene encoding protein FATTY ACID EXPORT 3, chloroplastic isoform X1, yielding MSGTMESISFLNPNPSYRSKKSSLVQSSRFDSLLRHRTRTYNYNYKLSLLPKPVSVSSNGVSSRFLSRNPPRRFIVASSASHEDSKSQEIEVEKGKDDHNLGAEDSQEVWKELLESFKEQALKMQSVSQEAYELYSKKAVVILKETSEQLKIQADKARDDLIEIANEISEEGKVYISTAAENSPEPVKDIVETFNMPTEDLKEISRVHDFRVGIPYGLLLSVGGFLSFMLTGNIAAIRFGVILGGTLLALSVSSLKSYKRGESFPLALKGQAAIASIIFLRELSQLSQAPSFLSFISTVISGAVVAFFIYRIILDRKKHRGSNLENQTEN
- the LOC115954019 gene encoding protein FATTY ACID EXPORT 3, chloroplastic isoform X2 gives rise to the protein MSGTMESISFLNPNPSYRSKKSSLVQSSRFDSLLRHRTRTYNYNYKLSLLPKPVSVSSNGVSSRFLSRNPPRRFIVASSASHEDSSQEIEVEKGKDDHNLGAEDSQEVWKELLESFKEQALKMQSVSQEAYELYSKKAVVILKETSEQLKIQADKARDDLIEIANEISEEGKVYISTAAENSPEPVKDIVETFNMPTEDLKEISRVHDFRVGIPYGLLLSVGGFLSFMLTGNIAAIRFGVILGGTLLALSVSSLKSYKRGESFPLALKGQAAIASIIFLRELSQLSQAPSFLSFISTVISGAVVAFFIYRIILDRKKHRGSNLENQTEN